DNA from Acetomicrobium sp. S15 = DSM 107314:
GGGACAAGATGACCCCTCAAGACGCCGAGCGAGAGATGCGCCGGGTATATGAACTTTTCCCGATACTCGAGGAAAGAAAAAGGCAGCTCGCAGGTACCCTATCCGGAGGAGAACAACAGATGCTGGCCATCGGTCGTGCCCTCGTATCTCGTCCGCAAGTTATGCTCTTAGACGAACCGTCTTTGGGGTTGGCACCGCTTTTGGTACAGGAAATCTTTAGAGTGATCGAGCAAATTCACCGAGAAAGAGGGGTTTCCATACTACTGGTGGAGCAGAACGCCAGAAAAAGCTTGAGCGTGGCGAGTTATGGCTATATCCTAGAAACCGGCAAAGTGCATGCTGAGGGCAAGGCGAAAGAGCTCGCGGGCGACCCGCGCCTCAGGGCTGCCTATTTAGGCGGTGCTGCCATCAGGCGATAGTTTTTTAGAGCGTGCTCTTGACATACGTTATAATGAAATTGAACTGGTTTTAGTTTTTTGCGAGGAGGAGATGAAATGCCCGTCTATAGAAAATCTTCTGGTGAAACTGCCGAAGCAAAAGCCGTAAGAGTGCAAGATGTGCTTCGTCTTTGTGGCGAAGAGGAGGGCGCCATAGCGGCCAAGGTGAACGGCATACCCGTAGACTTAAACGCTTTTGTTCCGGATGACGCCGTCGTGGAGCCTATACTCGCCTCGACTGAAGAAGGCCTCGACATATTGCGTCACTCGGCATCTCACTTGATGGCTCAAGCCATAAAGCGGCTTTACCCGGGGACAAAGCTCGGCATAGGTCCGGCCGTGGAAGACGGCTTCTATTACGATGTGGATCCGCCCCAGAGTCTGACGGAGGATGACCTGCAAAAGATAGAGGAAGAGATGGGGCGCATCGTCAAAGAAGCGCTTCCCGTCGAGAGGATTGAACTGCCCAGGGATGAAGTTATCTCGATTTTCAAAGAGAGAGAGGAAACTTACAAACTCGAACTGATCGAGGAGATAGAAGACCCATTGATTTCCCTTTACAGGCAGGGAGAGTTTATAGACCTCTGCAGAGGGCCCCATGTGCCCAACACGTCGTATATCCGTTATTTCAAATTGCTCTCGCTGGCAGGGGCATACTGGCGGGGGGACGAGCGCAACCCGATGCTCGTCCGCGTCTATGGCACTGCCTTTTCCACGGCCGAATCGCTCAGAAGCTACCTTGATAGGCTCGAAGAGGCCAAAAGACGTGACCACAGGAAGTTGGGGAGAGATCTGGACCTGTTCAGCATTCAACCGGAAGGTCCTGGTTTCCCGTTCTTCCATCCGAAGGGCATGACGATCGTAAACGTGCTGCTCGATTTTTGGCGAAAAGAACACGTCAAGCGCGGGTATATGGAGGTGCGCACCCCGCTGATACTGGAACAGAGCCTATGGATCCGTTCGGGCCATTGGGACCACTACAGGGAGAACATGTATTTTACCGAGATCGATGGTCGTCCTTTCGCCATAAAGCCGATGAATTGCCCCGGGAGCATCCTCATTTACAAGAGCCAACTGAGGAGCTACCGCGATCTGCCTTTGAGGATGGCGGAGCTCGGCACGGTTCATCGTCATGAGCGCTCCGGCGTCTTGCACGGTCTCATGCGCGTACGCTGCTTTACCCAGGACGATGCGCACCTTTACGTGACTGAGGATCAGATCAAAAGTGAGATATTGGGGATAATGGATCTGATGCACCATATATACGGCGACGTCTTCGGGTTTCCGTATCGCGTCGAGCTCTCCACGCGGCCGGAAAACGCGATGGGCGAATTGTCGCAGTGGGAGATGGCCGAATCGGCCCTCAAAGAGGCCCTTGACGAATCGGACACGCCGTATAAGCTGAATCCCGGCGACGGTGCCTTTTACGGGCCAAAGATAGACTTTCACCTTGAGGATTGCATAGGGCGGAGCTGGCAGTGCGGCACGATTCAGCTCGACTTTCAGATGCCCGAGAAGTTCGATGTAACCTATGTGGCGGCGGACGGAAGCCATCGTCGCCCTGTTATGCTGCATCGCACCGTCTTGGGCAGCATCGAGCGCTTTTTGGGCATCCTCATAGAACACTACGCAGGAGCCTTCCCCTACTGGCTTGCCCCCGTGCAGATTCGCATCCTCCCGGTGAAGGACGACTTTTTGTCTTACGCGCGAGAAGTGGAAACTGCCTTGAGGAATTGGGGTGTGCGAACGGAGGTGGACCTGAGGGAAGAAAAGCTCTCGAGGAAGATCCGCGATGCCCAACTTCAGAAGGTGCCATATATGCTGGTGGTAGGTGCGAAAGAGGCGGAAGGCCGTAAGGTTTCGGTGAGGGAACGCACCAAGGGAGATCTCGGCGAGATGGGCCTTGAAGGGCTAAAGGGCCTGTTGAATCAGGAGTTCAACCCGTTTTAGCGTCTTTTGTCCTCATTTATCGTCAACTCATTGTTGTCTGGGGTTGCAAAGACGCCGTGCATGCTTTATAGTTTTAGTCGTTTTGAGAGTGGCCTCAAGCGGCGAGAGAGCTGCCGGGGCTAAAGGCAGTTTGTGATTATATATGGAGGTGAGCATCTATAACTACAAGTACGGAGGAGCCCCGCGTCAACAGGGAGATATGGGCCGCTCAGGTTTTGGTCATAGACGATGAGGGCAAAAAGCTGGGCGTAATGACCGCCCCGGAGGCGCTTCGCATTGCAGAAGAAAGAGGGCTTGATTTGGTCGAGGTGGCCCCGCTTGCCGATCCACCCGTCTGCCGCATCATGGACTATGGCAAGTATAAATATAAGCTCCAGAAGAGGGACAAAGAGGCCCGCAAGAAGCAGAAGGTTCAAAGTCTGAAAGAGATGAAGATGCGCCCCAAGATCGACGAGCACGACTACAATTTCAAAACTCGCAAGATAAGGGAATTCTTGGTCGATGGCCATCGTGTCAGGGTTTCGGTCTTTTTCAGGGGCAGAGAGATGTCTTTCCTGGACAAGGGCAGAGAACTATTGGAGCGCGTGGCGCGCGATTGTAGCGACATCGGGCGCATGGACGCCGGGCCCATCATGGAAGGGCGCTATATGCGGATGACTTTAATGCCTCTTCCGCAAAAGGGCAAGGAAAAAAGAGAAGAGGCCCCAAAAGCTAAAGAAGAGGCTTTGGAATGACGTTGCACATCTTAGGAGGATGACAAATGCCGAAGCTTAAAACTCATTCGGGAGCAAAAAAACGGTTTAGGGTTACGGCCACCGGCAAAGTGGTCTATAAAAAAAGCGGCCGCAGTCACTTGTTGAGCGGCAAGCCGCAGACTCGCATACGTCGCCTAAGGAAAAAGGGGTGTCTAAACCCAACAATGGGCAAACGCGTCAAGAGTCTGTTGCCCTATGCTTAGCAATTTACAATATGAAGAGGTGAAGTTCGATGCCGCGGGTTAAAGGCGGAAGCGCCAGCGACAGCAAGCGAAAGAAACTGTTTAATATAACGAAAGGCTATTATGGCCGCAAAAAGAACGTGTATAGGAGAGCGAAAGAGGCATACCTGCGCTCTCTGACTAACGCATATCGGGATCGCAAGGCCAAAAAGCGAGAATTCCGCAGGCTCTGGATAACGCGGATAAACGCGGCGGCTCGGATAAACGGAATCAGCTACAGTAGCCTCATAAACGGTCTTAGGAAAGCAAACGTGGCGGTGAACCGCAAAATGCTGGCAGAATTGGCTGTGAACGACATGCGGGCGTTCGCCAGACTCGTAGATACAGCCAAGGAGGCGCTGCGTCAATAGCTGTCAAGCTGTATAGCTCTCACAAGCCGGAGAGGACGATAGTCGGAGGGTTCCTCGCGCTCATAGCGTCGGGAGCCCTTTGCATATGGGCGGCTAACGCGAGTTTTAAGCCGTTGTCGTTCATCGACGCCTTGTTCACCGCCACCTCGGCCACGTGCGTTACCGGCCTAATCGTCGTCGATACCGGGCGTGACTTGTCTTTCGTATCGCAGTGGATCGTCCTTCTTCTGATACAATTGGGTGGAATCGGCGTGATGACGTTCACCACTGCGTTGCCATTGCTCGCCGGACAGCGCATAGGATTGCGCCAGAGGATGTTGATGAAGGGTGGGCTTGGCATGGAGACTCCTTCTGGGGCCGTGCGCCTGCTCATGCAAGTCTTAAGGCTGACCGTTTTTTCGGAAGCGCTCGGTGCGCTTTTTCTCTTCTTTGCCTTTTTGCAAGGCAATTGCCCTTTGCGGGCTACGCAGCTTGCCGTGTTCCACACTGTAAGCGCTTTCTGCAATGCCGGTTTTTCACTCTTTTCGGATAGCCTAGAGTCCTTTGCTGCCACATGGGCGGTTCCCGGCATCGTTATGACCTTGATCGTAGCTGGCGGTTTGGGATTTCCCTTTTATGCGGAAGCGGCCTCGAGTTTGCGCACCAGGCGAAAACTCTCCCCTTATTCGAAATTGGTAATGCTGGTCACGCTCGTCCTCATTGCCTCGGGCGCCCTTTTATTTTCCGTTACGGAGTGGAATAATGCTTTTAAAGGCTTAAGCCCTGGCCTTAAAGTGTGGAATGCCTTGTTTTGCGCGATCACTCCGAGGACCGCCGGTTTTGATACTATAAGCGTAAATGCCCTTTCATCGGCGAGTGTCCTTTTGACGGTCTTATTGATGATCATGGGGGCTTCGTCCGGTTCCACCGGAGGCGGCATGAAGGTCACAACGATAGGCGTGTTGTTCGCGACGATGTGGAGCCATTTGAGGGGAAGGGAAGACGCTATTCTGTGGGGGCGGGCTATACCTCATACGGTGCTAATTCGCTCCATTTCCGTGGTGCTCATATATCTGCTTACCCTCTTTTTTGGTTCTTTCATCCTCCTTTTGATCGAACCGTTTCCATTTCGTTGCCTTGTCTTTGAGGTGGTTTCTGCGCTCGGCACCGTAGGGTTGTCTACGGGGATAACCGGAGACCTCTCGTCGGCGGGAAAGCTGGTCCTGATCGCGCTCATGTTTTGGGGAAGGGTGGGTTTGCTGACGTTTATGTATAGCTTGCTTAAAAAAGATCACAAAGGCAGCGTATCTTATCCTGAAGCCACTTTCATAGTGGGTTAAAGCTGGTTCATAAAAGGGAGGGTCGCTCTTGAATGGTGTTAAATCCATCATAGTTATAGGGCTTGGAAGATTTGGGAGCGCCCTGTGCGAGAGGCTCAAGGCCCACAAAATGACGGTCATAGTGGCAGATAGAGATAAAGAGAAAGTCGAGGCGATGGCCGATGTGGCAGATCTCGCCGCTCAGTTGGACTCTACGGACAAGGAGGCACTCACAAAAATCGGCACCAAGGAGATGGACGTCGCAGTTGTGGCCATCGGGGAGGATGTGGAATCGAGCATATTGACCACCGCGATTTTGAAGGAGTTTGACATTCCGCAGATCATATCGAGGGCGCAAAACCCCCTTCATGCCAGGATATTAGCCAGAGTTGGCGCCCATAAGGTCATTTTCCCAGAGAGGGATATGGGGTGGCATGTGGCGGATCTCATTGCGAATCCTTGGCTTCAAGGCTTCTCGCAGTTGCCGAGGAGCGACATCTTGATAGGTGAAATAAAACCCACAGAAGAGATGATAGGTAAAAGCCTGGCGGGTCTTCAATTTAGCGACAGATACGGCGCTGTAGTGGTATTGGCAGAGAGGGGCGGAGAGAAGTTTCTGCCGAAGGCCAACTATATCATAGAAAGAGAAGATAGGCTTACAATTGCTGGGAGTCGTGATGATATAAAGAAGCTAATGGAAAGATATGAAAAGGAGAAGGAGGACTCATGATTGGCCGATCTTGTCGAAGAAACGAAAAGGCTGCGGGAAGAATTTTATTTTAAGCTGAACGCAACCTCCAGCAGTGAGGATCTGCGCGATTTGCAAATTTTTTATTTGGGGCGCAAGGGCGCCTTGACCGGTTTGCTTAAAACGGTCGGCTCTCTCCCTCCGCAGGAGAGACCGGAAGCGGGACGAGCCGTTAACGCCCTGCGAGAAGAACTTGAGGAGGCCATAAAGAGTCGCAGGGATGAGATCCTTTCCCTCGAAGAAGAGGAACTGGAGGAGAAACAGTGGGTCGACGTGACGCTGCCGGGTCGTGGGAGGCCTTGGGGGCGCTTTCATCCCGTGATCCAAGTTATGCATGACGTGATAGAGATATTTTTGGGCATGGGCTTTTCGGTGGCGTTGGGGCCGGAGGTCGAGGACGATTTTCACAACTTCGAGGCCCTTAACATCCCTCCACATCACCCGGCCAGGGATATGCAGGATACGTTCTACGTCGATGGCGGATTGCTCCTTCGCACCCACACGTCTCCCGTTCAGGTCAGGTCCATGCTGCGCTACGGTGCGCCGTTGCGCGTGGTCTGCCCTGGAAGGGTATACAGGCGAGACAGCGATCCGACGCATTCTCCCATGTTTCATCAGTTGGAGGGGCTTTTGGTGGACGAAGGGGTCTCCGTGGCGGATTTGAAGGGGTGCCTGGAGCAGTTCGCCAAATTGGTCTTCGGGAGGCCCGTAAAGACGCGGTTCCGCGCCAGCTACTTTCCTTTCACCGAGCCGTCTATGGAGACCGATGTGGAGTGTATAGTTTGCTCCGGCAAGGATCCCAGCTGCCGTGTTTGCAAGGGCACGGGGTGGCTCGAGATTGCCGGAGAGGGAATGGTTCATCCGAACGTATTGCGCGCCGGCAATATAGATCCTGAGCGCTACAATGGTTTTGCCTGGGGAATAGGACTTGATCGGATCGCCATGCTCAAATATGGCTTAAATGATTTGCGCGTCCTCTTTACGGGAGATTTGGCTTTTTTGCAGGGAGGGTGGCTTTAGTTGAAGTTATCGTGGAAATGGCTTCAGGAGATAGCATTTTTGCCCGTTGATGCATTTACCTTGGCTGAAAAGTTGACCGCCGCCGGGACCGAGGTGGAATCGATCGAAGAAGTGGCTCCCAACCTGGCTGGGGCTGTTATAGCTTCTGTCAGGGAAATTGTTCCTCACCCAGGGGCGCCGCACTTGAAGGTCGCTGAGGTGGAGTGGGGGGAAGGAAGTGCGCGGTGCATAACTGCCGCTACAAACGTCAAAAAGGGCGATAGGGTGCCCTATGGGCCGCCTGGAGCCGTTTTGGCCGACGGCACAATTTTGGGCGTGCGCGACTTCGATGGAGCGAGCAGCGAGGGTATGATGCTCTCTGCCGAGGAGATCGGCCTGCCTTCCATCCAGGAGGAAGAAGGTATACTGATCCTGCCGCCCGATGCCCCTATAGGAGAGGACGTCCGTTCCTGGCTAGGCCTCGATGATGTCGTAATGGAGCTTTCGATAACTCCAAACAGGGGTGATTTGTTGAGCGTCCTCGGTGTAGCGAGAGAGTGCTGCGCCATCATCCCTGAGGCCAGATTAAAGGGGCTTAAAATCCAACGCTTGGACGATGAGGGAGAATGGCCCCTTCCTTTCGAAGGGATAAAGCTACTGCACGACGGATGCTTGCTGTATCTTTTGGGCCTGGTCACGGATGTGAACATCGCACCTTCGCCTATAAATGTGAAGGTTAAATTGGCTCTGTCGGGCATGCGCCCCATAAACAACGTCGTGGATGCTACTAACCTGGTGATGCTCCTTTTGGGGCAGCCCCTTCACGCCTTTGATTA
Protein-coding regions in this window:
- the pheS gene encoding phenylalanine--tRNA ligase subunit alpha is translated as MADLVEETKRLREEFYFKLNATSSSEDLRDLQIFYLGRKGALTGLLKTVGSLPPQERPEAGRAVNALREELEEAIKSRRDEILSLEEEELEEKQWVDVTLPGRGRPWGRFHPVIQVMHDVIEIFLGMGFSVALGPEVEDDFHNFEALNIPPHHPARDMQDTFYVDGGLLLRTHTSPVQVRSMLRYGAPLRVVCPGRVYRRDSDPTHSPMFHQLEGLLVDEGVSVADLKGCLEQFAKLVFGRPVKTRFRASYFPFTEPSMETDVECIVCSGKDPSCRVCKGTGWLEIAGEGMVHPNVLRAGNIDPERYNGFAWGIGLDRIAMLKYGLNDLRVLFTGDLAFLQGGWL
- the infC gene encoding translation initiation factor IF-3, with the translated sequence MTTSTEEPRVNREIWAAQVLVIDDEGKKLGVMTAPEALRIAEERGLDLVEVAPLADPPVCRIMDYGKYKYKLQKRDKEARKKQKVQSLKEMKMRPKIDEHDYNFKTRKIREFLVDGHRVRVSVFFRGREMSFLDKGRELLERVARDCSDIGRMDAGPIMEGRYMRMTLMPLPQKGKEKREEAPKAKEEALE
- the rplT gene encoding 50S ribosomal protein L20, with translation MPRVKGGSASDSKRKKLFNITKGYYGRKKNVYRRAKEAYLRSLTNAYRDRKAKKREFRRLWITRINAAARINGISYSSLINGLRKANVAVNRKMLAELAVNDMRAFARLVDTAKEALRQ
- a CDS encoding potassium channel family protein, translating into MNGVKSIIVIGLGRFGSALCERLKAHKMTVIVADRDKEKVEAMADVADLAAQLDSTDKEALTKIGTKEMDVAVVAIGEDVESSILTTAILKEFDIPQIISRAQNPLHARILARVGAHKVIFPERDMGWHVADLIANPWLQGFSQLPRSDILIGEIKPTEEMIGKSLAGLQFSDRYGAVVVLAERGGEKFLPKANYIIEREDRLTIAGSRDDIKKLMERYEKEKEDS
- a CDS encoding TrkH family potassium uptake protein; its protein translation is MASGALCIWAANASFKPLSFIDALFTATSATCVTGLIVVDTGRDLSFVSQWIVLLLIQLGGIGVMTFTTALPLLAGQRIGLRQRMLMKGGLGMETPSGAVRLLMQVLRLTVFSEALGALFLFFAFLQGNCPLRATQLAVFHTVSAFCNAGFSLFSDSLESFAATWAVPGIVMTLIVAGGLGFPFYAEAASSLRTRRKLSPYSKLVMLVTLVLIASGALLFSVTEWNNAFKGLSPGLKVWNALFCAITPRTAGFDTISVNALSSASVLLTVLLMIMGASSGSTGGGMKVTTIGVLFATMWSHLRGREDAILWGRAIPHTVLIRSISVVLIYLLTLFFGSFILLLIEPFPFRCLVFEVVSALGTVGLSTGITGDLSSAGKLVLIALMFWGRVGLLTFMYSLLKKDHKGSVSYPEATFIVG
- a CDS encoding ABC transporter ATP-binding protein, with translation MPPILVAEGVRVRYGAVEALKGISLSLGEGDIVTVLGANGAGKTTLLKAISRILPLTGGIIKFKGEDMRKYPPFRLPSLGLAHVPEGRRIFSTLTVEENLQLGNYGVRDKMTPQDAEREMRRVYELFPILEERKRQLAGTLSGGEQQMLAIGRALVSRPQVMLLDEPSLGLAPLLVQEIFRVIEQIHRERGVSILLVEQNARKSLSVASYGYILETGKVHAEGKAKELAGDPRLRAAYLGGAAIRR
- the rpmI gene encoding 50S ribosomal protein L35, whose translation is MPKLKTHSGAKKRFRVTATGKVVYKKSGRSHLLSGKPQTRIRRLRKKGCLNPTMGKRVKSLLPYA
- the thrS gene encoding threonine--tRNA ligase → MPVYRKSSGETAEAKAVRVQDVLRLCGEEEGAIAAKVNGIPVDLNAFVPDDAVVEPILASTEEGLDILRHSASHLMAQAIKRLYPGTKLGIGPAVEDGFYYDVDPPQSLTEDDLQKIEEEMGRIVKEALPVERIELPRDEVISIFKEREETYKLELIEEIEDPLISLYRQGEFIDLCRGPHVPNTSYIRYFKLLSLAGAYWRGDERNPMLVRVYGTAFSTAESLRSYLDRLEEAKRRDHRKLGRDLDLFSIQPEGPGFPFFHPKGMTIVNVLLDFWRKEHVKRGYMEVRTPLILEQSLWIRSGHWDHYRENMYFTEIDGRPFAIKPMNCPGSILIYKSQLRSYRDLPLRMAELGTVHRHERSGVLHGLMRVRCFTQDDAHLYVTEDQIKSEILGIMDLMHHIYGDVFGFPYRVELSTRPENAMGELSQWEMAESALKEALDESDTPYKLNPGDGAFYGPKIDFHLEDCIGRSWQCGTIQLDFQMPEKFDVTYVAADGSHRRPVMLHRTVLGSIERFLGILIEHYAGAFPYWLAPVQIRILPVKDDFLSYAREVETALRNWGVRTEVDLREEKLSRKIRDAQLQKVPYMLVVGAKEAEGRKVSVRERTKGDLGEMGLEGLKGLLNQEFNPF